GCACAGTCTAATGGTGGCAGATCAGTGCACAAGGAGAGGGCTTGCCTTCTCAATAAGATTTGTAAACTATAGCACGTTAATCCCCAGATCCATTgtgtcaaacacacagtcaacacaaaaacagaatctGAAAACCAAACAGGATGTAGCCTTTCTTTCACCTCCTCAAACCCTGAGCTTAAAGACAGGAACCATGTGATGGGAGAGAATGTGTTGGTGGTCTGCAGCAACCACACATCCACCGTGCGCCTGCAGACAGACCGTGAGCCCCCTCCTCCCAGCCTGAAACCCCCCACTTACAAAAACATCCCTGACCTACCTTCTAATTGGACTTCAGGGTGACAGGAGAGAATGGGTGGGGGTGGGGCTGGGGATTGGAGAGCGGGTCAGAGGCGAGaattgtgaccttttttttctctccttctctgggGAAGTTTCCAAAGACACAGTTGGGAGGACTTGGTTTCTTTGGCTCTCCTCACAAAAGGGCCTGGGTTTTTTGTTACCGGACGGTCCCTGTGATTACTGCGCTCTAAGACACTGAACACACTCAAAGTTCAATAGAAGACCAAACTGGCCCAATAATACAGATTCAAACTTGGGACAGCATGTTTGCACAAATTCACATCACTTATTACTTTGACTGCTATATTTCTATTCACAGCCAATGATGAGTACACCACTGAAATCCTTTCTGCAAGGGATAGCTCGGGATTTTGGAATCGTGGTTGCGTGAGCTACTGATACTGTTAGCGCTGAAGACCGGGCGCTGCTTCTTTGTCGAGAACCGGCTTGAGATGTACGCATTTGTGATGCTTTCCATTTACATCGAGACTTGGAAGTGGGTGTGACATCACCCCCGAGTTCACTGTATTCCAGTTAAGAAGTTGTAAATGCAAACGTAATCTTAGCTTgacattgttagcaataccaatCCGTAACAGCGCTCTACAAACAGTCACGGTAAaaaatgtactgtgtgtacAACTAGAGTAAACTATAGAGTGGATTTTTCATAATAGCTCACAGgtgctgttgatccactgttgcctcaatCATAAAGTCCAgatttgtttggatttatgaaagtcacacatacatattctgtcattttccactGACCATCATTTTTAATGCATGTGTGCTTCATGTTTCATGCTTTAAATTCACCATCAGTCACAAATACTTTAACTACTTCTGGTTTCATTTTGgtaattcttattattattattattttaattaaggttattatttttaatcattctAAGATTCTATTATCCAACATTTTAGAACGCCCCCTTTGGGAAATCAAGACAGATATTTCTCACTGTTTTCTGACAtcttatattaataaataatcaaaataaattgGAAAATGAAGTCAATGTGTCATGTAACCCTCTCAGCCCAGTCTTAGATCCTGCTGTTATCTATAAAATCACAGGTTGTTTGTATTAGTTTCACTGTAATCAAAGGATGGTGGAACAACACCAGCAGCTCACGTTACCAAAAAATAGTGTAAAAAACTTTCAGGCGCATACATATTAGGTCTGTGTGTAAACGAGGTATTGATTCATAGAGACATGTATGAaagaaattgaaaaacacactttgtcTGTATccatatacataatatatatacacatttgtaCCACACGTTTCACAAATTTCAAGATATTTCACAACGACAGCACCAAAGAGCTTTTTTGATTGATCCCTCAACCCTgcaaatacattcattttccaGATACTAATAATCTATTACTTACAGAATTTaataatttacaataaaataacaatttcaaGGTACTTTTCCAATACTTTTATACTACAATAATTCCATCCAGTCTTCACATGAATCAGTCTccctaaatctttttttttttatgaaagcTGTAGGTAATGCTGAAAAGCCCATAAAAGGTCACCTCTCTGCAACTCTTATCTTCTATGTGGAATAGAAACTGTGCACAGAAACACTCCTGTACACAATCCCGCAGAAGAAAGCTTAAAGTGAAGGGTTTGGTtgtaaaatgttagaaaatccTCAATaaaccacagagaaaacacacaacacagaacgATTGAACCGTCTCACTCTCACATGACTCCTTCCTGGATTATGTTTTGGGTTGGTGACACGTATGTTAAACATCTTTTTGCATTCAGTGTCCACTGCACTGACTTTTCCGTCTGACACCGAATTTGAGGTGTGTTTCAAACGCACACATTGCTTTTTTCTCTGTTCTTTGTACTGCAGTTTAGATTGTGACATTCTGATTGGTTCACTGTCCTCAGAAACTCGTGGTCTTTTATCTACTCATCACGGTGACATGgaactacacaaacacaaatagtaaaactaAAATCACTTTGTCAACAATACACCATGTGTCTCGTCATCTTCCAGAGGCTTTTACGCTGTGAAGTGGCCATGTTCTCTGTAGCAGGGGTTCTCAAATTGGGGGTTCACAACTTTTAATCCCATCCATAGGGTTCATTTAAAAGATTCATCCATTAAAATCATCATGATATATGAAAAGTCTATTTTTGTTCAAACCTTTTTACTAAAGGCTTCAGAGTACAATAAATAGTACATTCCTTTGTATCTGGAATAGAATTGATCATAGCTTCATTTCTAATTGAACAATTTATAAGGAAATATGTGAGGGTTCTTcagaatatatttttaaagttggactaatgtaaaaatgtagaacctctgtgtaaatgtatatttttctttgtaaatctCTGCAACAAAGAACGTTTTGTGCTGTTATATTTCCCGTGCTAGCAACCTTGTACAAGATGCCACATGTGTAATTGTTATACATGAACGtctacagacacagacagagactgagaggacccaaacaaagacagtgaatgtcaagaaaacaaccaaaacacatGTCCTGCAAAAAAAAGCGCAATCCATTTGTGAGAAAACAAAGCATCATTCCAGAATCTTCTTCTCCATGGATTCTTTGCCATTAGTCCGCGAATAAGGTTCGAAAGCAGAGGAGCTCAGGTAGCGAGCGGAAAGTTCCTGCAGGTTGCCAGCCAGCGAGCCGGCCATGGACAGGGGGCTGGAGGAAATTCGTGTGGCAACACCACTTAGTAAAGAGGGCATGGGGAAGCTGAAGAGGCTGTGTGCTGCGGACGAGCCCTGCAGGCCTGCTACTGTCCCTGAGCTGCTCACAGCTGGTAGAGGAGGGCTGCCGCCTGCAGTGCCAGTGCTGCCtccaccaccactgctgctgctgctattgctGCCATTGCTGGCCATAGCCATGGAGGGAGGGCGCAGGGCCGAGCCCAGGGTGCCACCACTGCAGTGTGGCAGGAGGCCAGGCAGGCCGGGAGGCGTCAAGAGCCGTCCCTGCTCCAGCAGTCTGAGGACACTGCAGGTCGCTGCTGTTTCTGAAACCACTGTACGCAGCTCAGAGTCCTTCCCCTGGTCCTTTTTCTGCTTAGTGCGTCGGTTCTGGAACCAGACCTTAACCTGCAGCGGTACACAGACAAAATACAGAGCTTTTAGAGGACGTGAATGTATACTATGATAGTATGTTAAATTAACAAAGGAACTTAATTTTTCAgacttctgacttttttctaaAGACCTTTTCATAAAATCATTTGCTTCTAGAGCATGACTGGATAGTTTCTAGTGCGACGTGTGGCTACAGTAGAATAGctgttgggggggggggttacaACTACAGCTGGACTAATTACAAATGTTCTGTTAATATTGGCTCTGtaatggatttaaaatgtgatggaaCAGCATGGAACTATTAAATGCAAGGATGACAGTCTGAACATGCtggtttttacatttaaaaaaattgaaatgttaACTTTTTCCTCAGAGCAAATTCaatttgacaacaaaaaaataattgtttagCCTAATTATGAAAGGTCAGTCACTGAAGCTAATGGATGGATTCAACGTTAAAAGTTGACTGTATGTCTGAATGTGGCAGCATTTATTGTTATATCTAAAGacttaatataaaatattaaatatagtCAGTTTAATTCATGTAGCCATAAAGAGCAAACTTGATTCAATTCCTTTGGTACGGAGCTTTATTAAAAacccacatttaaatattaataacagtaataataataataacggaGGCtaaacataatacacacacacaccaaggaaCCCAGAGCAGACGTGGGAGAAAGAGAAGCCGTGAATGTGATGTGTTTACAACCTGTTCAATGGAATAAgctgttgtaatgtaacaaagtttgggataaagcagcagaatcAGAAATGTAACATGTTAATGCGTCAGAGGAACACACAtaaatgtctttgttatttatacACGTGCACCAGTTTCCATGGACACTGCATTTGACTCATGTCCATGTAAAAACTGGGGCAGGGCATCAcaattctgtgtttgtgagctGGGACGGATTACGAGCCGCTGGGCTCCTGACTGGATAAGGatgtatatgaatatgaaaatgacATCAATAGACCGTGCGTGGAGTGTGCTACGACTCCAAAGGTTGTTGGAGCGGCTCCGGCTCCAAATGTTCCATGTTAGTCAATGGAAGCAGATCTACAAGATCACAGCATCATCAAATCAGGCCCAATTCTTATGGAGGAATTACCAAATTCGACAGGAGCCATCATAGTTCAGAGACATGACTGCACATATGTCTCTGAACAGTGTATAAGGTAAACTTCAGTCACATCACATttagtcaaaacaaaaacactgcattacTTCGTGCTACTCGACAGTAGAAATGCAGAATATGGATTTAACTTAATCCATGGCATGTCACTAACTCCCACCTCCCTTGTCTCTcttgttatattatataagtTAATAGTTAAATAGAAAAAGTATTaattagaaatataaatctattATATGTTTGATGACTGCAATTCACCAATTTAATGTAGCAGTAATGTGATTATTTGGGTCCATGGAGATCAACAAAAACCGCGCCTGTCCTTTGACAGAAGCCGCGCCCGCGGCGCTGCGGCTTCTTTCATTTGTAATAGATGAGAAGCGGCAGTGATGAAACAGAGGCCTCAGTGTGAAGCACTTACAACCATCAACCCCCACAAAACTTCCTTAGAgataataaatatcaaaaatatccATCAATTCTCATTATCAATTATCAAATAAAAACGGACCCaagcttttctctttttccattcatttcaaaCGCAATATCTTATAATTATAAGTATctgatatgtatgtatatatatatatatatttgtaatgtttgtttgcttaaagcactttttttacacattctgacattgtatattttttgatatatttttttgatattttaaataataattgaataaattaTGAATATTCTGTATATTCTAATGAAAATTGCAGCACCTCTCTTGTTTGTatagatcttttttttaaataataaatatgcttTGAAAAGGGCCATGATTACTTTATAATAATACTGagaataagaaatgttgaaatcatttCATAGATAttgattatatatatgtgtgtgtgtgtgcagcagtgtctACTATTGAGATCTGCTGctctcactttatttacacatttaaagatgaaaagaaatcatCCATTTTACTCATTTTGCTGATTAAACTGCAGCCACAAAGTGCGCCACATGCACCAACCTTGTAATTTCAAGTTCAGTCACACATTCATCAGGCTCAGCGGACCCATTTAGTTATTCTGACAGTTCCAAACTGTCCTTGTTAATAAGTGAATgtcaaaactaaaacaaatacaggcttttctgtgtgtgtgtgtgtgttgcacctgGACGTCTCCTCCTGTAATCACATCTGACTGCTTTCATATGGAAACGTAccagtcagctgctgctgccaatgCGCTCAcatttcaatgtctttttttccccttcctccCCTCACTTAAGTTGCTGGTTTCACCCCATCAACCATTTCACCATGCCGCTCAATCCAGTATCTTTGCTTTTTAAAGACTGCTCATGTTCATTTTCACTGTTACATACAGgtcacatttcatttagttttttttctacattaaaaaaagaaaagaagaagaagcagaatatgtttattaaaacacattccAGATGGAACAAAGGTAAAGCGTCCATAGTTTCTAATGAAAGCACCTGTTGCAGACTGAAGTTATTATCTGTGACGCTCCTTTGTGAGAAAAAGGTTGAAACACGTCGACCTCCACCTAAGGTCAACCTCATTCAGTGGCGCTGGAGCTCGGTTCAACGCGTTCACACTCACGACCCGAGCTGATGGCACCGTTAGGCGCTCTGCCTTCTTTTAAAAACGATATTAAAATAGATGAAGGAAAGTTCCCTGGAGTCCAGATCCCAGCGGGACTGGTCTGTGAACACAGTTCACCCACAGTGGACGCGGCTGCTTGACCCCCAGCTGAACCCGCAGGGGACGTGGGACGTGAACAAGAAAACTGTGCTTTCTTTAGAATGAAAGCTTCTCTCTCAGTCGTATGGACACCGAATcaaaaaaatactatatttaatgataaataaaatctaGATGAATTTTGTGatctttataataaaaacaaaatcaaacaaacatattGAAAACACTCAATATTAATCTCTCCTAtaactagttattattattattgacctatattttaataaattctGAATTCCTACTGATGTTGAATTGTTGAAGTCAACAAACGTTCAGATTCCAGTAAATTGAAAACATGAGaatccattttgtttttcacatggTGGATTTTTCCGCTGACatggaatttaaaaataatgtaaaaatagtTCCTACCTGTGTTTCAGATAGATTGAGCTGGCGAGCCAGTTCAGTGCGTTCTCTCCCGACCACATACTGACACCTCTGGAACTCCATCTCTAAGCGGTAAAGCTGCTCTGCAGTGAACGAGGTCCGGGTTCTTTTGGGCCGGTCCAAATCCAGGCCCTTTGGCAGGATAATCTCGCGGATTGAGCCTTTAGCATCTGTAACAATAAGCATTTAAACAGATaagtgaaatatatatattattgttattattattattgtaataataataataataataataataataataataacaacaacaacaacaacaacaacaataataatattatcattatcgttattgttgttattatcattatccaATTTGGGCTGCAACAGTTCATTTACTATAGATTACTAATTCAATTGCTTTAGCTCtggaaatgtataataataacaacaataatgtgtgtttgaaacCTTTATGTTGTGAAGTGAATGagaaaccttttatttattagaatatgttgtttatttcttggaTGTATAAAGATTATATATgtacaaaaaatgtatatttctgGTAAATATTATACAGTTCCATTGACATTGTATTATTACATTCATtcttacattattattattatttcaaatgaaaaatgtctgtaaaaaaacaagaaacaaaactcAAAACTTTATGAAACATCAAATACAATAAGAAAAATACTCTGTTTTTCAGTaataatttcacacacacacacacacacataaattcTATTTCAcacatgatgtttttttatctttataaacacatttccattcctgtctttaattaatgtttataatttattatatttatcaaccagaaagtgtcttttttaaatgtatgtcatTTTACACATAATACAACAATGTTTAACAGTTAACATCAAATGTTCTTTGTTAATGAGTGAACACTTAGTGAATCAAAGTTTGCAGAATtagaatgaataaaaacaaaaatcactaaacataaataataatctaaaatgattttttttcaacttaAACAATGAATTTTCAAGGtaaatgatttcctttttttaaaatcaaagtcaagtgtcatattttttattcaatCAACAACACTCTTTTGTATTTACaaaccaaatcattttaattagttcagtgaaataaaagtgaatctaacctgagataaatctgtgttttgtctctaaagagtgaaagaaaagtgaggaCGAGAAAGACGAAGCCGTACCTCGGACCAGTATTCTGCGGCAGTAGTCTGGGTCTGCTGTGCTGCCTCTGTTCTTCTCACAGTTGTCCAGAGTCCCAGACGGGGAGAAGGAGTCCTGCTGCTCCTTCAGGAAGCTTTTGGACAAGCTGCTCTGGGAGTCCTTGCCATCCTTGCCGTCCTTCCCCTCCTTTAGTCCATTCTTCAGCACCATGCCGTCCGTGTCTTGGCTGTACCTGACCTCCATGCTCAGGTTATCTTGTGTTTTCCTCCCTTTTGTTAAGTGAAGAATATTACAGAGACTCTGGCTGCAGACGCTGTGGACAGTGAGGGTTTTACTTTCAAAACAGCACCTTTCAGCAGGACACAGTCACCTATCTAATGTTGGCTAAAAGAGTTCTGTGGGCAGACTAAGAAGCCCTGTTATCACTGACCAAACTCCTTTTGCCCAATGATCATGGACCTGTGAGTGAAACTGGGCAGTAATTCAGTGGCCCCCTCTCCTCGTTACACAGACACCAGGCTGATCTTCAAATAATCAGAGCCATGGATGCACACTTGCTGTTTCAATTGATTACGGTAATTTTCACTGCCTCCACATTTGCGTAACCTCATGAATACGCTAATTTGTTTGGGGGGGAAATAGATCAGGTCTTGATGGAGGGGTTGCGCTCATCCCGTCCCCTCTGTTTTCCCTGCTCTCAGTCCAGGGAATCAAGACAAATGATTGGTCTTGTCTTGCAACCAAGCCTCCTCTGAACCCCCGACAATCACAGGGGTGCAACTCTTCCAGACCTGAAAAAAGTTCCCGGGCGCTTCATTCTTCTATCTGCAGAACACGGCCAGACAGATttgtcctctcttcctcttcctcttcctctggccTGAGACTTCGTCACAGCGTGTCAGCGAACTTTGATCCCGTTTGGATTTTTCCCTTTGGCTCATTCATCAATCAACGGAATTCTGCAAAGTGCAGATCTCGCCGCTATGCTATTGTAGgcactgggagagagagagagccagagagagccagagagagagagagcgagagggagggagagacagagagaggtggGAAGAAAAACGTAATGAACAAATCCACGTCAATCAACATTTATGGATGCAACGACGATCCACAGCCACTTTCAGCTGTGACGGGTCTGTGGCATTTGTGGAGAAGGTTCCTTTCCTTGGCGGCCGCTCACGGCTCGTTCTTCAGTATTAAGATGATTGCACCCCAGAGGCCGGCGTCGGCTCTCATAATCTAAACCTGCACATttgaaacagacaaaagcaGCAAGAGTAAAACTTGTCATTAGTGCTTTAGACTGCcaacactctcactcactcatgcaaAACCCCCTGGAATGGCCCCTACCTCTTCCCCACCACTCGCCTTCCAGCCCACTAACCACCCACCCACCAACTCTTAGCTATTTTCATTGTCAGTGCAACAATATCtctgaacacagcagcagccagtaATCCAATAAGACCATTGATTAGGCCACAATGATTCAATTCAAACCTGTGGCCTAGTGCAAGGAGCATTCTGTGCCCCTTCTTGTCACCTTAGCTGGCCAGAAGCCCTCTTCAACCTGCCCCCCCCTTCTTGAGTGCCATTCATGCCTTTAtgggaaacagagaggaaaaggagtGAAAGATGGCAATTATCTAATTGGACTATTAACAAACAATTGAGCGAGTGTGGCTGCGCGGCAGTACTCCCGGGGTGGCTTTAAGGGCTGCATGTTGGACTAACTTTATTCAGCGAGTACTTGGGGGGGCTGCTGCTCGGAGGGCTTCAGGAGCCATTGTTTAAGTGAGGTAAAAAGACAAGGCTAAAAAGGAAACAACTAAAGGAGACCTGGGCTTCTCGAGCTGTGGTGCAGAGCCTCATCCTGGGAAACAGATTCAGAGGATTCAGCATCTCAGCCTCTCGCTGACACACAAAGGCTGAAAAGAGCGATGTGTTCAGGTCCTGCATCCACAACACATTCACTTCACTGCGCTTAATTCATCCGTTCACCAACCTTTAGGTTCAATTAAAAAGCACACTTTtatcataatataataaatgaatgcataCACTGAGACTGTGTcctttaaatatcaacaaaactcACAGAAAAGACTGACTTCTCGTTTCACTACcactaaaatataataaataataataatactacttgttttttcaaaaaagaTAAATCACCTGTGATTCATAAACAGGTCATTGTCAAACATTGCCAGTTCATTCAAAAAGAAGTTATTTTATGACtgttcatgtaaaaatgactcaTGGCAgctttttaacagatttaacagAATTTATTTTCATACCAAATAACTTCATTTTACAATCTGCTGCCCTATTCACACCAAACTGAAAATGATAAAGCATTTCATGTTATTATTGAACattggtgggtttttttttttaaaaaaacaagtatctaatctaatctgatctgATCTAATCTACAAAATgatcctcagtgtttgactaTCACTCATCCATGGAAGATGTTAAAATTGGGTTAGAAACACAAGGTTTTTTGTAATGAGACAGAAAGCAAATGCAAATCCAcagcaactgtgtgtgtaagtgaaatAGTTAATACTACATAATGCAatccctaacccttaccctcaccttaaccatcacaacttacccttaccctaaccttaaccttaacctaaaccttaacctaaacctagttctaaccttaacaataaaaccaggtcttaaccatgggtgtcagaatgtgaggcccagacaaaatgtcctcacttccttaggTATACAAGTTTTTTGGTGCTCATAAAGCaccaaagaacacacacacacagagacacacacacacacacacacacacacatacacacacagacag
The Solea senegalensis isolate Sse05_10M unplaced genomic scaffold, IFAPA_SoseM_1 scf7180000016018, whole genome shotgun sequence genome window above contains:
- the vax1 gene encoding ventral anterior homeobox 1; the encoded protein is MEVRYSQDTDGMVLKNGLKEGKDGKDGKDSQSSLSKSFLKEQQDSFSPSGTLDNCEKNRGSTADPDYCRRILVRDAKGSIREIILPKGLDLDRPKRTRTSFTAEQLYRLEMEFQRCQYVVGRERTELARQLNLSETQVKVWFQNRRTKQKKDQGKDSELRTVVSETAATCSVLRLLEQGRLLTPPGLPGLLPHCSGGTLGSALRPPSMAMASNGSNSSSSSGGGGSTGTAGGSPPLPAVSSSGTVAGLQGSSAAHSLFSFPMPSLLSGVATRISSSPLSMAGSLAGNLQELSARYLSSSAFEPYSRTNGKESMEKKILE